From Afipia carboxidovorans OM5, one genomic window encodes:
- a CDS encoding ABC transporter substrate-binding protein, with protein MKSISKLAICLAAFSALVPQPAAAQEKITFTTDFGYMGRHSYYFVAREKGFYKDVGLDVNIVRGQGSADSVKQVAAGTAQLGFADASIVILGRGNDGAPVKLVSMVYHNPPHAIFTLESSGIKKPKDLEGKRIADTAASALKNLFPAYAKAAGIDDKTINWIIITPDARAGTLSLGRADAVPDYLMGQALFQKTIGDKKMLRFTYAEAGMKFYSNGIIANDNFIKSNPDTIKRFLAATYRGLKYSLAHPEEAAQILKKNHSHIDLDIGEAETRTVATLVQNPENPTGAIDPELLQKTIDLVSNAFDLKSKVTVNDVYAPGFIGN; from the coding sequence ATGAAATCAATATCAAAGCTCGCAATATGCCTTGCAGCTTTCTCCGCGCTGGTGCCTCAACCGGCCGCCGCACAGGAGAAAATCACCTTCACCACCGACTTTGGATACATGGGCCGCCACAGCTATTACTTCGTGGCACGAGAGAAAGGCTTCTACAAAGACGTCGGTCTCGACGTGAACATCGTCCGCGGACAGGGCTCCGCTGACTCGGTGAAGCAGGTCGCCGCAGGCACCGCGCAGCTCGGCTTTGCGGACGCCTCGATCGTCATTCTCGGACGCGGCAACGACGGCGCGCCGGTGAAGCTCGTCTCGATGGTCTATCACAACCCGCCGCACGCGATTTTCACGCTGGAGTCGTCGGGCATCAAGAAGCCGAAGGATCTCGAAGGCAAGCGGATCGCCGACACCGCGGCGAGCGCGCTCAAGAACCTGTTCCCGGCCTATGCCAAGGCCGCCGGCATCGACGACAAGACCATCAACTGGATCATCATCACGCCTGACGCCCGCGCGGGCACGCTGTCGCTCGGCCGCGCCGATGCGGTGCCGGACTATCTGATGGGCCAGGCGCTGTTCCAGAAGACCATCGGCGACAAAAAGATGCTGCGCTTCACCTATGCCGAAGCCGGCATGAAGTTCTACAGCAACGGCATCATCGCAAACGACAACTTCATCAAGTCCAATCCGGACACGATCAAGCGCTTCCTCGCCGCAACCTATCGCGGCCTGAAGTATTCGCTCGCCCATCCGGAAGAGGCTGCGCAGATTCTGAAGAAGAACCACTCGCACATCGATCTCGATATCGGCGAGGCGGAGACCCGCACCGTTGCGACGCTGGTCCAGAACCCGGAGAACCCGACCGGCGCGATCGATCCCGAACTTCTGCAGAAGACCATCGACCTCGTGTCCAACGCTTTCGATCTGAAGTCGAAGGTGACGGTCAACGACGTCTACGCGCCTGGCTTCATCGGAAACTGA